Genomic segment of Cryomorphaceae bacterium:
CAGGCGCGTGCTTTTCTCAAAGGAGTCTGTGAAGTCGGAAACGTAAAAGTGGTGTTCTGCGGGGTGTGTTTCACCCTCGTGAATGTCGTTTTTAAGTTGAGATGCCAATATACTGGCCGCATCGAGCACGTCCACACCGACACTCTTGTAGTACCGCTCTACCTCTTTGCGAATGAGCGGGTAGTGCGTACAACCGAGAATTAGCGCCGATATACCTTTCAGGTGTTTGCTGCCCAGGTAATTGTTGATGATGGTCTGGCTGATGTTATTGTTGAAAAAACCCTCTTCAATCATTGGCACAAGCAAAGGGGTGGCCAGCGACTTGACTGTGAGTGTAGGATTAAGCCGCTGAATGACCCGCGGATAGGTTCGGGTTCGGATGGTTCCTTTGGTTCCTATCACGCCTATTCCTGAATTGATGTAGTTCGATGCTACGTGTTCGGCCACCGGGTCAATCACATTGTACACCTTGATTTGGGGGCCGGCTGCAGCAGCAATTTCGTTTCGTGCTATGCTGGAGGCGGTATTACAGGCCACCACCACCGTTTCGCAACCCTGCTCGGCTAAAAAGCGCGTAATGCGCAGCGAGTAGTGCTTAATTGCTGTGGGCGATTTGTCACCATAAGGCAGGTGAGCTGTGTCGCCAAAATAAATAAGTTGACGATTTGGAAGTGCCTTGTGAATAGCAGCAGCTACTGTTAACCCTCCGATTCCGGAGTCGAAAATACCGATGGGAGCGAGGTTCTCTGCCACGGGGTCGAAGATAGGGAAATTGTATCCGCCAAATTATTCTCTTGCGCAGATCATGAACCTATGAATTTACAGGGGTGGTGAAAACAACACTCCCAACAAAACATTACAGGATACCTTACCTGACCCACCATGGCATCAATCGCTGCCCTGCCGCCAGAGAACATTTCGTTTTACAAGAAGATTAGCACCCCGCTATCCTTCACTGAATGCACTAAACATTTTGGGGTACGCCAGATTAACCCATTGCAAGTTTCTTCATTTCAGAGGGGTAAGAGCCTATGCATACAGCGGCTTCCACGCGCAACTCTGACTGATTGCGCTTTGCTTCCTCAATCAACTCCAGAAGCTCCATTCTCGCATCTTCAAGTTGCGCCAACTTGATCTGAATAACCGGATCGGGCTCTTCATAGCGTACCTGATAACACAGGTTTTTAGCCTTGTAGAAGTTAATTTTCTTATCTATCAACGCAATGATAACATCCTTGGCTTCGAGGTGTGTAAAGTAGTCATTGAGTAAAAGTATTTCAAGGTTTTTCATGATTCAGGGGGTTTTAAAAAAGATGTACCGAGGCCTTCAATTTTACAGGTTCATCATTTTGGGTTAATTCCTGACGCAAACGCGATGCTTCGTTTTGTAACTGCTTTATTCGCTGTTCGCGCATTTTGATATCTTCTTCATTGTCCACACGCGTTATTTTTTGCTCGTGATATTTGATTTTCACATCTATCATTCTAAGGACTAGCTCAACGCCTTCATTTCGGGGGTACGTGCCATTGATAAGCTCTATGTTCATCGTTTTAATTTTTAGTGGTTTACTGTCCCTGGCCGAGGGAAAAGCCTTGTTTCCCGTCGAACAGATAAAGGTT
This window contains:
- the murI gene encoding glutamate racemase, which translates into the protein MAENLAPIGIFDSGIGGLTVAAAIHKALPNRQLIYFGDTAHLPYGDKSPTAIKHYSLRITRFLAEQGCETVVVACNTASSIARNEIAAAAGPQIKVYNVIDPVAEHVASNYINSGIGVIGTKGTIRTRTYPRVIQRLNPTLTVKSLATPLLVPMIEEGFFNNNISQTIINNYLGSKHLKGISALILGCTHYPLIRKEVERYYKSVGVDVLDAASILASQLKNDIHEGETHPAEHHFYVSDFTDSFEKSTRLFFGEKVRLETADLWATL